Within Capra hircus breed San Clemente chromosome 7, ASM170441v1, whole genome shotgun sequence, the genomic segment CTCCTGGTTCATTCACATCACAGTTCCTCTCTGGCTTCCTGTCTATGAGATAGGTGTTAAAGGCAACTCATTCCCTGTGTTAAAGGCAACTCAGTCCCTCCCGGGCTTGCTGCGAGGGAGACAGGAGATTATAGCGGGTTTGAAAGAGCCTGGTAAAGCCAGGTCCATGTCCTGGGCGTCAAGCGGACTCTGGAGGGGTGTGAGGAAGGTGCTCTCGGTTCGCAGGTGGGGAATATTCCAGCTTCCTGCAGGAGGCTCAGGTACCGCTCATTGACCCGGAGCGCTGTTCCGCCCCAGACGTGCACGGAGCAGCCTTTACCAGCGGCATGCTCTGCGCTGGCTTTCTCGAGGGCGGCACCGACGCATGCCAGGTGAGCCTGGGGCCCCGCTTGGCGCCCTTCCCCAACCCAGTCAAGGGCGGACTCCCAGCCAAGGCCCCTGAGCCGCGTGTCCCTAACCCAGGGTGACTCCGGAGGCCCTCTGGTGTGTGAGGATGAGACCCCTGAGCGCCAGCTCATCCTGCGAGGCATAGTCAGCTGGGGCTCAGGTTGCGGCAACCGCTTCAAGCCGGGTGTGTACACCGACGTGGCCAACTACCTAGCCTGGATTCGGGAGCACACCGCTTCGTGACGGCCCGGCGACTCTTTCCCTTCTCAGCAGTTCTGGAATGGAAGCGTGTCTGACAGGGGGTTATGGATAGGAAGGATTGTTTTCTATTCCCCCCAGCGCTGCCAGCCCGGGGCCAGGCATGGCATAGGCACTCAATAAAGTGCTTTTGAAGCTGCTTGAAAGGTTCAGCTCTTCAAGGTCCTGTTGGGAAATGCCAAGACagtatgtgctgtgtgcttagtcactcagttgtgtccgactcttttgcaaccccatggactgtagcctgtcagggtcctctgtccttggagattctccaggcaagaatattggagtgcattgccatgccctcctccaggatattttcccaacccagggatcgaacccaggcagattctttacccaaaATAGTATACTGGTACTCAACTTCTTCAGACCCAGTCAGAGAAGAGAATCTATTGAGATCTGATGCAATATTTAAATTCACATCCAGCTGATATTTACTAAGCCACACTGTATACcaaaccagtgtgaggtgattcCATGAATATGAAACTAATATTTTAAGTTTACAGAACAGGAGTTCTCAACCTCAACTGTACATCAAATCACCTTAGGGAGCTTTTTGAACCTATGCCCAACATCCACCTCAGGTCAACTAAATCAATATTTctagggatgggggtgggtggccgggtgtttttaaaattccccaggtgattctatcTGCAGTGGAGGTTGAGAACCATGGTTAGAGGTACTTaacattagggacttccctggcagtccagtggttgagactccatgcttccaatataGGGGGTGCATTCCccggtgggggaactaagatcctacatgccgctaccaaaagattaaaaaaaaaaaaaaaaaaggactcaacATTAAAACAGTGGTGTGGGCTCTTAAGGCTGCTGGCTTGGAAGCcccttgatgctgctgctgctgctaagtcacttcagtcgtgtctgactctgcgtgactcCACAGAcacaagcccaccaggctcccccgtccctgggattctccaggcaagaacactggagtgggttgccatttcattctacaatgcatgaaagtgaaaagtgaaagtgaagtcagtgaaaagtgaaagtgaagtcgctcagtcgtgttctactcttagcaaccatatggactgcagcctacatggctctgccgtccatggggttttccaggcaaagagtactgccattgccttctccgtagaagCCCCTTACCCCTGCCCTAATTCTCACTAGGGCAGTGGATCTTGAAGTGTGGTTCCTGGACCGTCAGCAGGGAACTTGTTAGACACGCATTTTCTCTGGCTACATCCCACAGTACAGGATGAGAGAAACTCTGAGTTGGGACCCAGCAATCTATTTAACAACTTTCTAGGAGATTCTGATACTCCTCATGTCTGAGAACCACATTCTGAGGGTTGAATGGTTATCAGGCCTGAGCGGTCTGGCTGTCCAGACAGGgcacttttctttttgtttttaaactcaccagagaaggcaatggcaccccactccagtactcttgcctggaaaatcccatggacggaggagcctggtaggctgcagtccatggggtcgctagcgacttcactttcacttttcactttcactcattggagaaggaactggcaacccactccagtattcttgcctggagaatcccagggacaggggagcctggtgggctgccgtcagtggggtcgcacagagtcggacacgactgaagcaacttagcagcagcagcatgctgtgcTTGATGGACCATTTAAGTAAGAGCTTTGTTTTCGTTGTTGTTGTGTTAGAGTTATTTTGACTGCTGTGCAATTCCTTCAGGCCAACTTTAAAACCGCATCAGGCGATAGGTACAAACgcggccccacccccaccctgttcTCCAGCGTAGGCAACCCCTGTGTGGCATCACGGTTACCTCAACGTCATAACCACGCCCCTGAATACGTCATAGTGTCCTGGGCATTCTAGGCGCATGGCGCAGCTGGACAACCCAGGAAAGTGCGAAGCGAGGGGCGCACTCTGAGCCGGAATGGGCGACTGGAAAGGTTACATCAGTGCAGTGCTTCGGGACCAGCGCATCGATGACGTGGCCATCGTGGGCCACTCGGACAATCGTTGCGTGTGGGCCTCGCGGCCTGGGGGCCTGCTGGCGGCCATCTCACCGCAGGAGGTGGGTGTGCTCACCGGGCCAGACCGGAGCACCTTCCTGCAGGCGGGGCTGTGCGTGGCGGGCCGCCGTTGCTGCGTCATCCGAGACCACCTGCTGGCCGAGGGAGACGGAGTGCTGGACGCGCGCACCAAGGGTCTGGACGGGCGCGCCATCTGCGTGGGCCACACGCCTCGGGCGCTCCTCGTGCTCATGGGCCGGCGGGGCGTGCATGGGGGCATTCTCAACAAGACGATGCACGAGCTGATCCATGGGCTGCGCGCGCAGGGCACCTAGCGGGACAGCTAGCCAgtccagaataaagtctgacctGGGCGTGGCAGACTCACACTCGAGTTGTGGGAGGGTGTGGGGGGAATTGCCGATGAGGAAGGTACTTTACTAGATCCTTGCAGAAGGGTGTCTGGTGAGATTCTTATTATGAGTCCAGAGGCTTCCCAGTCTCCTAGGCTCTATCTATCTCAGGACCTCCCATGGGTGCCCCCCTCTGGACTAACTCCCTAGGCCAGAGTCCCAGGGCCTTGGTGCCTCCCCAGGGTCCCTAGGGACACCCAAGCTGATGAGAGGGTAGCCTCCTCACACCCTGCAACTCAGACCTGAGTATCCTTTCCCACAAAACTTCCACAAGTCTGTGTGAGACAAACTCTAAAGgaagtcccctccccaccctcccgcACCACTCCCTAAGCTGGGGCCAATGTACTTCTCACCTCCACCAGCAAGAAGAAGCACTAGCAAGGGCTGTGGGTGGGTAACATGATGGGATTGGTAGCTTGGAAAACAGCTCTCTGGCTTCCAGGCCCTTGCATCCCCCGACAACACTTCAAAGGGGGtggatgtgggggtggggaggcaagtGTTGTAGACCATCACAACTAGATGCGGGGCCCTACAGTCTTCCTGCCACTTTGGGGTCCAAAGGCCCCAGAGATGTCCCTGGACTAGAGGGAGGAGCTTTGGCATTGCCCACCCTTTGCCTCTCCTTCTGCAGACCTCTGTTCAGGGGGCCCTATGGGGGAGGAGGAATTGAAAAACTTTGGTGGGCTTAAATGAAGCCTGGTTTACTGCCCAAAGGCAGAGTATAAAGGTGCAAGGGAAAGTGACTGGTCTCTGCCCGCTGCACACTGGGGCCCAGGGCATGGCTTCTCTTGCCCCTCtccaccctccctctccttccttcagtAGCCCTGATGGGCCCCCACCTGTCACTTGGTTTCTAGAGAACTGATTTTGTCTCAGAGTAGGGGAGGGAGACAGGTAGAGAGCAGAGGTCAGCCTGCTGGGGTTGGGAGATAGAGGTGCACAGAGCCCTCCTTCCACTTGCCTTAAGGTAGCCCTCAAGGGGCCTCCAGGGAGTTTGAATTGTGGATTGGATTCATTAGGCAGGGTCAGGAGGGTTGTTGGGGAGAGCTTGTCGGCTGGCTTTCCCAGGGCACAGCAGGGTCTCTTTCGGAGGGGGGACAGTACTGCTGAGCCCCAAACCATGATCTGTTCCTCCTCTCCAGATGGAGAACAAGCAGATTTCCAAGTGCACAATGagagtttcatttctttcttttctttttaatcaggcAGTGTT encodes:
- the PFN3 gene encoding profilin-3, whose amino-acid sequence is MGDWKGYISAVLRDQRIDDVAIVGHSDNRCVWASRPGGLLAAISPQEVGVLTGPDRSTFLQAGLCVAGRRCCVIRDHLLAEGDGVLDARTKGLDGRAICVGHTPRALLVLMGRRGVHGGILNKTMHELIHGLRAQGT